The Salvelinus fontinalis isolate EN_2023a chromosome 36, ASM2944872v1, whole genome shotgun sequence genome window below encodes:
- the LOC129835029 gene encoding oligosaccharyltransferase complex subunit ostc-like, which produces METLYGVPFAVLECPNIKLKKPSWLHMPSAMTVYAIVIVSYFLITGGIIYDVIVEPPSVGSMTDEHGHQRPVAFLAYRVNGQYIMEGLASSFLFTMGGLGFIILDRSNAPNIPKLNRFLLLFIGFVSVLLSFFMARVFMRMKLPGYLMG; this is translated from the exons ATGGAGACATTATACGGTGTACCTTTCGCTGTGTTGGAATGTCCCAATATAAAACTCAAAAAGCCATCATGGCTGCACATGCCGTCGGCTATGACAGTCTATGCGATCGTTATTGTATCGTACTTTCTCATCACTGGAG GCATCATCTACGATGTCATTGTGGAACCACCTAGTGTGGGGTCAATGACCGATGAACATGGACACCAGCGGCCTGTCGCCTTTTTGGCATACAG AGTGAATGGCCAATACATCATGGAAGGGTTGGCCTCCAGTTTCCTCTTCACCATGGGAGGCTTGGGCTTCATAATCCTGGATCGCTCGAATGCCCCAAACATCCCCAAACTCAACCGCTTCCTTCTGTTGTTCATCGGTTTTGTCAGTGTCCTGCTCAGCTTCTTCATGGCCAGAGTGTTCATGAGAATGAAACTGCC